In Alteromonas sp. V450, the following proteins share a genomic window:
- a CDS encoding ABC transporter substrate-binding protein, giving the protein MEITKRVSRIIICALFLIVALWSFASHATTKTLAYSFSHDASPIIAERKLDVLTSYAKSLIAHIAKDAGYNLQTSAGHDGELSVILNIVKTEANTEEYFWLTPVFSFDCLKFTLPCTPNFDDKASLGVAYIALEKNAAASAIEQHLVELISDYKVSSAFYQLANETISLVRPHMPDATLQYGVLSLHGDMVSDASNLWVIADVVPLFSQLDERGRLKGIAVELVKGVLNDMGMSAAILSAPWKRIAKEAMTKSNVLVFSIVKTQERDAVFHWVTPVSRNYHGLYGINTPVFPSLDALPKTYTIGTIQEDYRNEIAIKYNLKIRSFETWDELVEALYKGDVDLAFGSKAGLDFGCKLASLNCNGITESVTSGVSTAYLALSKKQTSILVFERLKLAAAKVRKSESYRSKLAAWSKMVARDYSIVHHTNNGVVHLWKKE; this is encoded by the coding sequence ATGGAAATTACAAAGCGCGTTTCAAGAATAATTATCTGTGCGCTATTTTTAATCGTTGCGCTGTGGAGCTTTGCTTCACACGCAACGACTAAAACACTGGCTTACAGCTTTTCACATGATGCTTCACCTATTATTGCGGAGCGAAAACTTGATGTACTGACGTCTTACGCTAAAAGCTTAATTGCGCATATAGCGAAGGACGCCGGCTACAATTTGCAAACTTCAGCGGGCCATGACGGCGAGCTAAGTGTTATTCTTAATATCGTTAAGACCGAGGCAAATACAGAGGAATATTTCTGGCTTACACCGGTGTTTTCCTTCGACTGTTTGAAATTCACACTCCCTTGTACGCCAAATTTCGATGACAAAGCATCGCTTGGTGTTGCGTACATTGCCTTAGAAAAAAACGCGGCGGCCTCTGCTATTGAACAGCATCTGGTGGAGTTAATCAGTGATTACAAAGTATCGAGCGCGTTTTACCAATTAGCCAACGAGACAATATCTCTTGTGAGACCGCATATGCCCGATGCAACGCTTCAATACGGCGTCCTCAGTTTACATGGTGATATGGTCTCAGATGCATCGAATTTGTGGGTGATTGCAGATGTAGTTCCTTTGTTTTCACAGCTAGATGAGCGCGGTAGGTTAAAGGGCATTGCTGTGGAACTGGTCAAAGGGGTGCTCAACGACATGGGGATGTCTGCTGCCATCTTATCAGCGCCATGGAAGCGAATAGCGAAAGAAGCCATGACGAAATCCAATGTGTTGGTTTTCTCAATCGTAAAAACACAAGAAAGGGATGCAGTTTTTCACTGGGTTACACCTGTATCTCGTAACTATCATGGCTTGTATGGCATTAATACGCCGGTGTTTCCTTCACTCGACGCGCTCCCGAAAACTTATACAATTGGCACTATACAAGAGGATTATCGCAACGAAATTGCAATTAAATATAACCTGAAAATACGCTCATTTGAAACGTGGGATGAACTTGTTGAGGCGCTATATAAAGGTGACGTAGATTTGGCGTTTGGATCTAAAGCCGGGTTAGATTTCGGCTGTAAACTTGCTTCACTGAACTGTAATGGAATAACCGAAAGTGTAACTTCAGGTGTGTCTACTGCCTATTTAGCGCTGAGTAAAAAACAGACGAGCATACTTGTTTTTGAAAGACTAAAACTAGCTGCAGCTAAAGTTCGAAAAAGTGAGTCCTATAGATCAAAGTTAGCGGCTTGGAGTAAAATGGTAGCTCGAGACTATAGCATAGTGCATCATACCAACAATGGCGTTGTACACCTTTGGAAAAAAGAATGA
- the pyrC gene encoding dihydroorotase, giving the protein MQTLTITTPDDWHLHFRDNEMLAETVPATARCFQRAIVMPNLVPPVVNAELAMAYKRRIEDARPHGSSFEPLMTLYLTNQTTPQDIEDAKVAGVTACKLYPAGATTNSDAAAKNIEALYPVFQAMQEQGLLLLIHGEVTQSHIDIFDREKVFIDTHLGPIVSAFPKLKIVFEHITTEDAATFVAQASDYVGATITPQHLLLNRNDLLVGGVRPHNYCLPVLKRNIHQQALREMVASGNKKFFLGTDSAPHAKHKKENACGCAGCYSAWSAIELYAEVFEQLGALDKLEGFASHYGADFYGLPRNTTKTTLVKEQWTVPEQVTLADGTDMVPFYAGQTLKWKLQSAFQE; this is encoded by the coding sequence ATGCAAACGCTCACTATAACCACTCCAGACGACTGGCATCTTCATTTCAGAGACAACGAAATGCTCGCAGAAACTGTTCCTGCCACTGCACGTTGTTTTCAGCGGGCTATCGTCATGCCGAATTTGGTTCCGCCGGTTGTTAATGCAGAACTTGCAATGGCATACAAGCGCAGAATTGAAGACGCTAGACCACATGGTAGTTCATTTGAGCCATTGATGACGCTGTACCTTACAAACCAAACAACGCCTCAAGATATCGAAGATGCCAAGGTCGCAGGCGTTACTGCATGCAAGCTATACCCTGCTGGAGCAACCACAAATTCAGACGCGGCTGCAAAAAATATTGAGGCGCTTTACCCCGTTTTTCAGGCTATGCAAGAACAAGGGCTTTTGCTGCTAATTCATGGCGAAGTGACACAAAGCCATATTGATATATTTGACCGAGAGAAAGTGTTCATCGATACACATTTAGGCCCTATCGTGAGCGCTTTCCCTAAGCTGAAAATTGTTTTCGAGCATATTACAACCGAAGATGCTGCAACGTTTGTTGCGCAAGCAAGTGACTATGTTGGGGCGACAATTACGCCGCAACACCTATTGTTGAATCGAAATGACTTGCTTGTGGGGGGAGTGCGTCCTCACAACTATTGCCTACCTGTACTAAAGCGTAATATCCATCAGCAAGCACTTCGTGAGATGGTAGCAAGTGGAAATAAAAAGTTTTTCTTAGGCACAGACTCTGCACCTCATGCCAAACATAAAAAAGAAAATGCATGTGGTTGTGCAGGCTGCTATAGCGCGTGGTCAGCGATAGAATTGTATGCCGAAGTTTTTGAACAATTAGGTGCACTAGATAAACTTGAAGGATTCGCAAGCCATTATGGCGCGGATTTTTACGGCTTACCTAGAAACACCACGAAAACCACGCTTGTAAAAGAACAATGGACCGTACCAGAACAAGTCACGCTTGCTGACGGGACTGATATGGTGCCGTTTTACGCGGGGCAAACGCTGAAATGGAAATTACAAAGCGCGTTTCAAGAATAA